The Variovorax paradoxus genome window below encodes:
- a CDS encoding DUF2958 domain-containing protein translates to MTFSYFFLSDEQVRRLVANGRASREFEARDELFDPSPVVKLFTPDAGATWLLSEIDPDDPTIAFGLCDLGQGYPELGCVSLDTLACLRGPLRLPIEQDVGFQATRPLSAYAVAARLAGRIEA, encoded by the coding sequence ATGACTTTCTCGTACTTCTTTTTGAGCGACGAACAGGTTCGGCGACTTGTCGCGAATGGCCGCGCATCGCGCGAATTTGAGGCGCGCGACGAACTCTTCGATCCGTCACCGGTGGTCAAGCTCTTCACGCCGGATGCCGGCGCGACGTGGTTGCTGAGCGAGATCGATCCCGACGATCCGACGATCGCCTTCGGCTTGTGCGATTTGGGTCAGGGCTATCCCGAGTTGGGATGCGTGAGTCTTGACACGCTGGCTTGCCTGAGGGGGCCGTTGCGCCTGCCGATCGAGCAGGACGTGGGATTCCAGGCGACGCGCCCGCTCAGTGCCTATGCAGTCGCGGCGCGCCTGGCGGGCCGGATCGAGGCCTGA
- a CDS encoding CoA transferase → MTLPLSRIKVLDVSQIMAGPFCCMLLGDMGADVIKVETPGIGDQTRRSMGFRLKGADSGGFLALNRNKRSIEIDLKNPAGLEAFYALVKEADVLVENNRPGVAARLKIDYETLRQLNPRLVYASISGFGQTGPWAKRPGLDLIAQAMTGVMSVMGHPGEPPVKSAIPLADLGAGLFAAYGILSAVIGRGLTGEGQFVDASLFETALGLSVWESAEYWGTGQVPTPIGSANRMSAPYQAVRASDRPFVIGAANPKLWTALCGVIGREDLVRDARFTDNVLRIRNRVVLIEELEREFARRTATEWVDALLAAGVPAAPIYDYAEALASEQAVARNMVLKIQHPVEGETRALGFPVKLGGTPQQVRHPAPLLGQHTEQVLGEIGMTAEDIAALRSSGAFGVAHAAADATAD, encoded by the coding sequence GTGACCCTTCCCCTTTCCCGCATCAAGGTCCTCGACGTCAGCCAGATCATGGCCGGCCCTTTCTGCTGCATGCTGCTCGGCGACATGGGCGCGGACGTCATCAAGGTCGAGACGCCCGGCATCGGCGACCAGACCCGCCGCTCGATGGGCTTTCGCCTCAAGGGCGCCGACAGTGGCGGCTTCCTCGCGCTCAACCGCAACAAGCGCAGCATCGAGATCGACCTCAAGAATCCGGCCGGCCTCGAGGCCTTCTACGCGCTCGTGAAGGAGGCCGACGTGCTGGTCGAGAACAACCGCCCCGGCGTGGCGGCTCGGCTGAAGATCGACTACGAGACCCTGCGCCAGCTCAACCCGCGGCTGGTGTACGCGAGCATCTCGGGCTTCGGCCAGACCGGCCCCTGGGCCAAGCGCCCGGGCCTGGACCTGATCGCGCAGGCCATGACCGGCGTGATGAGCGTGATGGGCCATCCGGGCGAGCCGCCGGTGAAGTCGGCGATCCCGCTGGCCGACCTGGGCGCGGGCCTGTTCGCGGCCTACGGCATCCTCAGCGCGGTGATCGGCCGCGGCCTCACGGGCGAGGGCCAGTTCGTAGACGCCTCGCTGTTCGAGACCGCGCTGGGCCTGTCGGTGTGGGAATCGGCCGAGTACTGGGGCACGGGCCAGGTGCCCACGCCGATCGGCAGCGCCAACCGCATGAGCGCGCCCTACCAGGCGGTGCGCGCCTCCGACCGCCCCTTCGTCATCGGCGCGGCCAACCCCAAGCTCTGGACCGCGCTGTGCGGCGTGATCGGGCGCGAGGACCTGGTGCGCGACGCACGCTTCACCGACAACGTGCTGCGCATCCGCAACCGCGTCGTGCTGATCGAGGAACTCGAGCGCGAGTTCGCGCGCCGCACCGCCACCGAATGGGTCGACGCGCTGCTGGCCGCGGGCGTGCCGGCCGCGCCGATCTACGACTACGCCGAGGCCCTGGCGAGCGAACAGGCGGTGGCGCGCAACATGGTGCTGAAGATCCAGCACCCGGTGGAGGGCGAGACACGCGCCCTGGGCTTTCCGGTCAAACTCGGCGGCACGCCGCAGCAGGTGCGGCATCCGGCGCCGCTGCTGGGCCAGCACACCGAGCAGGTGCTCGGCGAGATCGGCATGACGGCCGAGGACATCGCGGCGCTGCGAAGCAGCGGCGCGTTCGGCGTGGCGCATGCCGCGGCCGACGCGACGGCGGACTGA
- a CDS encoding ParB N-terminal domain-containing protein, translating to MTARATARTPADTTASTATDRAKVAPAAASDGAATKAPRVERPKHAGDTTQAQPSKAAPPQNPTHEKPVANESGAIAAAPARDIDVPLHQLVLDDANVRKVRSAGGVEELAALIDAQGLLHRLAVVALADGRFGVIAGGRRLLALHKLASYGRWSAARPVECRLYDNAQAVEISLAENSGREAMHPADEAEAFLARVEAGQSVAQIAVRFGVAPLTVERRLKLARLAPRFLAMYREGSIASDMLHALALTDNHKAQEAVWDGLPTYRRDAWTIRRLLTEGAATAESQLARFVGVETYEARGGKVRRDLFANDDSGRSGIYLEAPGLLRQLATEKLQAAAEEVRAEGWAWVEGLIDADRLALRAYGQQAPSERAPSDAEAGMLAALETERERLDAAYDQNEAKSLQFDGDGDDAYEAEEVRLSGLLSDLDDRIDAARASLRVWTPEQMGRCGAMLRIDSDGTLVVHRGLLRREPAHDGACGAGTEDGDGLVSKAERGSESGEAAEAGKRRAVFSEKLMRDLTAHRTAALQAALTQDVDVALATLVHRMVETVFDLYDRGNDIVRVTVRPTGDLALAEHASDYVHTPAAALLERAASDWGERLPRDPAATFRWLLSQERQTLLQLLAYCTARSIDAIQGRERRRNQSDAIAEALGLDMADWWTPSAANYLHNVSKAKAVEAVREASGIDCTKEVAAMKKSEAADYCAAKLEGTRWLPVPLRPLVAGTSRACEDAQAEQEKNDGGEEALNRAGPDGDPVSDAGRDQPDHEA from the coding sequence ATGACTGCCAGAGCGACTGCACGGACCCCTGCGGATACCACTGCGAGCACCGCCACCGACCGGGCCAAGGTGGCGCCCGCCGCTGCCAGCGATGGTGCCGCCACGAAGGCGCCGCGGGTTGAAAGGCCCAAGCACGCCGGCGACACGACCCAGGCGCAGCCTTCGAAGGCTGCCCCGCCGCAAAATCCCACCCACGAGAAACCGGTTGCGAACGAGTCCGGTGCCATTGCCGCCGCGCCGGCGCGCGACATCGACGTGCCGCTGCATCAACTGGTGCTCGACGACGCCAATGTCCGCAAGGTCCGCAGCGCGGGTGGCGTGGAGGAACTCGCCGCGCTCATCGATGCGCAGGGCCTGTTGCATCGCCTTGCCGTGGTCGCCCTGGCCGATGGTCGGTTCGGCGTCATCGCCGGGGGGCGACGTCTGCTGGCATTGCACAAGCTCGCCAGCTACGGGCGATGGTCGGCTGCCAGGCCCGTGGAGTGCCGGCTGTACGACAACGCGCAAGCGGTGGAGATTTCGCTGGCGGAGAACTCGGGGCGCGAAGCGATGCACCCAGCCGACGAGGCCGAGGCCTTTCTGGCGCGGGTCGAAGCGGGCCAGAGCGTGGCCCAGATCGCTGTGCGCTTCGGCGTGGCACCGCTGACCGTCGAGCGCCGTCTCAAGCTCGCCCGGCTTGCGCCACGCTTCCTCGCGATGTACCGGGAAGGGAGCATCGCGTCGGACATGCTGCACGCGCTGGCACTGACCGACAACCACAAGGCCCAGGAGGCCGTGTGGGACGGCCTGCCCACTTATCGACGGGACGCCTGGACCATCCGACGCCTCCTGACCGAAGGCGCAGCCACCGCGGAAAGCCAACTCGCGCGCTTCGTGGGCGTCGAGACCTACGAGGCACGAGGTGGCAAGGTCCGGCGCGACCTGTTCGCCAATGACGATAGCGGCCGCTCGGGCATCTATCTGGAGGCACCGGGGCTGCTGCGCCAGCTCGCCACGGAGAAGCTGCAAGCGGCGGCCGAAGAGGTGCGCGCCGAGGGCTGGGCGTGGGTCGAAGGCTTGATCGATGCAGATCGGCTGGCTTTGCGCGCCTATGGGCAGCAGGCGCCGTCCGAACGTGCACCCAGCGACGCGGAGGCTGGCATGTTGGCCGCGCTGGAGACCGAGCGCGAGCGGCTCGACGCGGCCTACGATCAGAACGAGGCGAAGTCACTGCAGTTCGATGGCGATGGCGATGACGCCTACGAGGCCGAGGAAGTGCGGCTGTCGGGTCTGTTGAGTGACCTCGACGACCGGATCGATGCGGCGCGCGCCTCGCTGCGGGTCTGGACGCCCGAGCAGATGGGACGGTGTGGTGCGATGCTGCGCATCGACAGCGACGGAACGCTCGTCGTGCATCGTGGGCTGCTTCGGCGCGAGCCCGCCCATGATGGAGCCTGCGGCGCTGGCACCGAAGACGGCGACGGGTTGGTCAGCAAGGCAGAGCGGGGCAGCGAGAGCGGTGAGGCGGCCGAGGCCGGCAAACGACGCGCCGTCTTCAGCGAGAAGCTGATGCGCGACCTCACGGCCCATCGCACCGCCGCCTTGCAGGCCGCGCTCACGCAGGACGTCGACGTGGCACTCGCGACGCTGGTGCACCGCATGGTCGAGACGGTGTTCGATCTCTATGACCGGGGCAATGACATCGTGAGGGTGACGGTGCGGCCAACAGGAGACCTCGCGCTCGCCGAGCATGCGAGCGACTACGTCCATACACCCGCCGCCGCGCTGCTGGAGCGCGCCGCGAGCGATTGGGGCGAGCGCCTGCCTCGTGATCCGGCCGCGACCTTCCGTTGGCTGCTTTCGCAGGAGCGTCAGACCTTGCTGCAGCTGCTGGCCTATTGCACGGCGCGCAGCATCGATGCGATCCAGGGCCGTGAACGCCGGCGCAACCAGAGCGATGCAATCGCCGAGGCGCTCGGCCTGGACATGGCCGACTGGTGGACGCCAAGTGCTGCGAACTACCTGCACAACGTGAGCAAGGCCAAGGCGGTAGAGGCGGTCAGGGAAGCCAGTGGCATCGACTGCACCAAGGAAGTCGCCGCCATGAAGAAGTCCGAGGCCGCGGACTATTGCGCAGCCAAGCTCGAAGGCACGCGTTGGCTGCCTGTTCCGTTGCGGCCGCTGGTTGCCGGTACGTCGCGCGCCTGCGAGGACGCGCAAGCCGAGCAAGAGAAGAACGATGGGGGAGAAGAAGCCCTGAACCGGGCTGGGCCGGATGGCGATCCGGTCTCGGACGCTGGTCGTGACCAACCGGACCATGAGGCCTAG
- a CDS encoding Lrp/AsnC family transcriptional regulator, translating into MAPKPSATEFALDRQDREILRILQRDNKTPQRVIAEEVHLSAAAVQRRIAAMEAAGVIIRNVAIVDPEAVSATITSIVEVQLVDERASTVDRAKALFRDTPEVQQCFYVTGGVSCVLIIVAPNMRSYEGLTRRLFAQNEAVKSFRSLVALDRVKTDTSIVIP; encoded by the coding sequence ATGGCACCCAAGCCCTCGGCCACCGAATTCGCGCTCGACCGCCAGGACCGCGAGATCCTGCGCATCCTGCAACGTGACAACAAGACACCGCAGCGGGTGATCGCCGAGGAGGTCCATCTGTCCGCGGCAGCCGTGCAGCGGCGCATCGCGGCGATGGAAGCGGCGGGCGTGATCATAAGAAACGTGGCGATCGTCGACCCGGAGGCGGTGTCGGCCACCATCACGTCCATCGTCGAGGTACAACTCGTCGACGAGCGAGCGTCGACGGTGGATCGCGCCAAAGCGCTTTTTCGAGACACGCCCGAAGTCCAACAATGCTTCTACGTGACGGGTGGCGTCAGCTGTGTGCTCATCATCGTCGCACCCAACATGCGCAGTTACGAAGGTCTCACGCGGCGCTTGTTTGCGCAGAACGAGGCCGTCAAGAGTTTTCGCTCGCTCGTGGCGCTCGATCGCGTGAAGACCGACACATCGATCGTGATTCCCTGA
- a CDS encoding LysR family transcriptional regulator has translation MNPELRAGALTRRELVIDRPRTVDFLGEDLRIYATPELVRDVEQTCLDFLLDHVGAGESSVGTAIALKHVGATLLGQPVRIEARVRAVDGRGVDFEFTVHEGDKEVASGTHGRFVVDVARLRAKVHAAVAQGANAS, from the coding sequence ATGAACCCAGAACTGCGCGCAGGCGCCCTCACCCGCCGCGAACTCGTGATCGACCGCCCGCGCACCGTCGACTTCCTCGGCGAGGACCTGCGCATCTATGCCACGCCCGAGCTGGTGCGCGACGTCGAGCAGACCTGCCTCGACTTCCTGCTCGATCACGTGGGCGCGGGCGAATCCTCGGTCGGCACCGCGATCGCGCTGAAGCACGTGGGCGCCACGCTGCTGGGCCAGCCGGTGCGCATCGAGGCGCGCGTGCGCGCGGTCGACGGCCGCGGCGTGGACTTCGAGTTCACGGTGCACGAAGGCGACAAGGAAGTCGCGAGCGGCACCCACGGCCGCTTCGTCGTCGACGTCGCGCGGCTGCGCGCCAAGGTGCACGCGGCCGTCGCCCAGGGCGCGAACGCCTCGTGA
- a CDS encoding zeta toxin family protein encodes MPARIFVLAGVNGAGKSSVGGAALLQKKVDYFNPDLAARVVLDANPGLTAEEANARAWEFGRKGLERALAQGFNFAFETTLGARTIPQMLADGARQGAQVHLWYAGLSSPELHVARVQGRVAAGGHDIPEAKIRERYETSRSNLIRLLPLLASLRVYDNSAEGDPKAGRKPQPRLLLHMENGQVVGHVALDQVPRWAKPIMAAALMHPHRAG; translated from the coding sequence AACGGCGCCGGCAAGAGCAGTGTGGGCGGCGCCGCGTTGCTCCAGAAAAAGGTCGACTACTTCAACCCCGACTTGGCAGCCCGCGTGGTGCTGGATGCCAATCCGGGCCTGACGGCCGAGGAGGCCAACGCCCGGGCCTGGGAGTTCGGACGCAAGGGTCTGGAGCGAGCCCTGGCGCAGGGATTCAACTTTGCCTTCGAGACAACCCTGGGCGCGAGGACAATCCCTCAGATGCTCGCCGACGGGGCGCGCCAGGGCGCCCAGGTGCATCTTTGGTACGCCGGACTTTCCTCGCCCGAACTTCATGTTGCGCGCGTGCAGGGTCGGGTCGCTGCCGGTGGCCATGACATCCCGGAAGCAAAGATCCGAGAACGCTATGAGACAAGCCGCTCCAACCTGATCCGGTTGTTGCCGCTGCTGGCGAGCTTGCGGGTCTACGACAACAGCGCCGAAGGCGATCCCAAGGCAGGACGCAAACCGCAACCCCGGTTGCTGTTGCATATGGAAAACGGGCAGGTCGTTGGCCACGTTGCGCTGGACCAGGTGCCGCGATGGGCCAAGCCGATCATGGCCGCCGCGCTCATGCATCCCCACAGGGCAGGCTGA
- a CDS encoding DMT family transporter, with translation MTSISNARPVGAAPSHPLLGVACGAGAGALWGLVFLAPALVKDFDPLQLSIGRYLCYGVLAALMLAPRWRQVTTNLSRSHWFTLSWLALTGNIVYYILLSGAVQMGGIAMTSLVIGFLPVAVTVIGSRDTGAAPFKALVPSLLLSGAGTLCIGWEALATSNAAASGSGGLGLVCAVGALASWTAFAVGNARALKRVHGVSGHDWSLLTGIVTGAQSLVLLPLALLLATTHYDAHQWVRFALVSLTLALVASIAGNALWNRMSRLLPLTVVGQMILFETVFALVYGLAWERRLPSVFETLALVFVISSVLACLAAHRRLPEKGKFA, from the coding sequence ATGACCTCCATCTCCAACGCACGGCCTGTCGGCGCGGCCCCCTCCCACCCCCTCCTGGGGGTGGCCTGCGGCGCGGGTGCCGGCGCACTGTGGGGTCTGGTTTTTCTGGCACCGGCCTTGGTCAAGGACTTCGATCCGCTGCAATTGAGCATCGGTCGATACTTGTGCTATGGCGTCCTCGCCGCGCTGATGCTTGCGCCGCGCTGGCGGCAGGTGACGACGAACTTGTCGCGATCGCACTGGTTCACCTTGTCCTGGCTCGCCCTGACTGGGAACATCGTTTACTACATCTTGTTGTCGGGCGCGGTGCAGATGGGAGGCATCGCCATGACCTCGCTGGTGATCGGGTTCCTTCCGGTGGCCGTGACCGTCATCGGTAGTCGCGACACCGGCGCGGCGCCTTTCAAGGCGCTCGTGCCTTCGCTCCTGCTGAGTGGCGCCGGCACGCTTTGTATCGGTTGGGAGGCTTTGGCTACTTCGAACGCGGCGGCGTCCGGGTCAGGCGGGCTCGGGCTTGTGTGTGCCGTGGGGGCGCTGGCGTCCTGGACAGCGTTTGCGGTGGGCAATGCGCGCGCCCTGAAGCGGGTGCACGGTGTCTCTGGACACGACTGGAGCCTGTTGACGGGGATCGTCACAGGCGCGCAGAGTCTGGTTCTACTGCCACTGGCCCTGCTCCTGGCGACGACGCACTACGACGCGCATCAGTGGGTGCGATTTGCCTTGGTGTCGCTGACTCTGGCCCTGGTTGCTTCCATCGCAGGCAATGCCCTGTGGAACCGGATGAGTCGCCTGCTCCCCCTCACGGTGGTCGGGCAGATGATTCTTTTTGAGACCGTTTTCGCGCTCGTCTATGGCCTCGCATGGGAGCGCAGGCTGCCGAGCGTGTTCGAGACGCTCGCGCTCGTCTTCGTGATCTCGAGCGTGCTGGCTTGCCTCGCCGCGCATCGCCGCTTGCCCGAGAAAGGGAAGTTCGCTTAA
- a CDS encoding type II toxin-antitoxin system Phd/YefM family antitoxin: MITVSASEFAKNFGHYREMVQAESVAVTSHNRVTGYFISRKEFDEFERLKARATKSYEVQDLPAEAIQALSSSAMDSSHDALNALLRD, from the coding sequence ATGATTACTGTTTCCGCAAGCGAGTTCGCGAAGAATTTCGGCCACTACCGCGAGATGGTTCAAGCTGAATCTGTGGCAGTCACTAGCCATAACCGCGTGACTGGGTACTTTATTTCGAGAAAGGAGTTCGACGAGTTCGAACGCCTGAAGGCCCGCGCGACAAAGTCATATGAGGTCCAAGACCTGCCAGCTGAAGCGATTCAGGCGCTGTCAAGCAGCGCTATGGATTCAAGTCACGATGCCTTGAACGCACTGCTGCGCGACTAA
- a CDS encoding transcriptional regulator GcvA, with the protein MSRPIPPLNPLRAFEVAARHLSFTRAADELFVTPSAVSHQIKTLEENLGIALFVRDTKSLALTAAGKAYLPGIQEAFKQVMYATQQLRQSQGTPSLKINLPPTFAVKWLIPRMRRFMQAYPDIDLEISTSKHMVDFTREDFDMAVRYGRGIYPGLHSELCLPVEVFPVCSPALMQGEHPLRTPADLRHHVLLHDNSTYSDVSNPDWGMWLEHAGVSDVDVTRGPSFWPSHLVIAAAVDGLGVALVKKNWVMKDLADGLLVRPFDVTLPVEFSYFMVYPQDRAADARIAAFVSWVHEERAKDEAAAQSL; encoded by the coding sequence ATGTCGCGCCCCATTCCCCCGCTCAATCCGCTGCGTGCCTTCGAGGTCGCGGCGCGGCACCTGAGCTTCACGCGCGCGGCCGACGAGCTCTTCGTCACGCCCTCGGCCGTGAGCCACCAGATCAAGACGCTCGAGGAGAACCTCGGCATCGCGCTGTTCGTGCGCGACACCAAGTCGCTCGCGCTCACCGCGGCCGGCAAGGCCTACCTGCCGGGCATCCAGGAAGCCTTCAAGCAGGTGATGTACGCGACGCAGCAGCTGCGCCAGTCGCAGGGCACGCCCTCGCTCAAGATCAATCTGCCGCCGACCTTCGCGGTCAAGTGGCTGATCCCGCGCATGCGCCGCTTCATGCAGGCCTACCCCGACATCGACCTCGAGATCTCGACCTCCAAGCACATGGTCGACTTCACGCGCGAGGACTTCGACATGGCGGTGCGCTACGGCCGCGGCATCTACCCAGGCCTGCACTCCGAGCTGTGCCTGCCGGTCGAGGTGTTCCCGGTCTGCAGCCCCGCGCTGATGCAGGGCGAGCATCCGCTGCGCACGCCGGCCGACCTCCGGCACCACGTGCTGCTGCACGACAACAGCACCTACAGCGACGTGAGCAACCCCGACTGGGGCATGTGGCTCGAGCATGCGGGCGTGAGCGACGTGGACGTGACGCGCGGCCCCTCGTTCTGGCCCAGCCACCTGGTGATCGCCGCGGCGGTCGACGGGCTCGGCGTGGCGCTGGTGAAGAAGAACTGGGTGATGAAGGACCTGGCCGACGGCCTGCTGGTGCGGCCCTTCGACGTCACGCTGCCGGTGGAGTTCTCCTACTTCATGGTCTATCCACAGGACCGCGCCGCCGATGCGCGCATCGCGGCCTTCGTGTCATGGGTGCACGAAGAGCGCGCGAAGGACGAGGCCGCGGCTCAGAGCCTGTAG
- a CDS encoding tripartite tricarboxylate transporter substrate binding protein gives MQESTIDLSRRRWLGAIPALSGALLLAPGFARAQGGAYPHKPIELVVPWQPGGGADVVGRAFGAAVAKYLPQPVVVINKPGASGVLGLGDVVNAKPDGYRIVLSSTELTFLNHLGLAKFSYKDLRPIARLNADPAAVVVRADAPYATLEQFLEAARKGDANIRVGNAGHGSTWHMAAAALAEKTGAKFNHIPYAGGAPAVLALLGGHIDAVTVSTAEVSSYVAAGKLKALAVMADRRVADGFEKIPTLKERNIDLSIGIWRGLSAPRGTPDDVIAVLKGAVAKAVKEPAWLEALAKLHFSTDTYADDAALEAVMARESEFFKALAGKINLSS, from the coding sequence ATGCAAGAAAGCACCATCGACCTCTCGCGCCGCCGCTGGCTCGGCGCCATCCCCGCGCTCTCGGGGGCGCTGCTGCTCGCGCCCGGCTTCGCACGGGCGCAGGGCGGCGCCTATCCGCACAAGCCGATCGAGCTGGTCGTGCCCTGGCAGCCCGGCGGCGGCGCCGACGTGGTGGGCCGGGCCTTCGGCGCGGCGGTCGCCAAGTACCTGCCGCAGCCGGTGGTCGTGATCAACAAGCCCGGCGCCAGCGGCGTGCTCGGACTGGGCGACGTGGTCAATGCCAAGCCCGACGGCTACCGCATCGTGCTGTCGTCGACCGAGCTGACCTTTCTCAACCACCTGGGCCTGGCCAAGTTCTCGTACAAGGACCTGCGCCCGATCGCGCGGCTCAATGCCGACCCGGCCGCGGTGGTGGTGCGCGCCGACGCGCCCTACGCCACCCTCGAGCAGTTCCTCGAGGCCGCGCGCAAGGGCGACGCGAACATCCGCGTGGGCAATGCGGGCCACGGCTCGACCTGGCACATGGCGGCCGCCGCGCTGGCCGAGAAGACCGGCGCGAAGTTCAACCACATCCCCTATGCCGGCGGCGCGCCCGCGGTGCTGGCGCTGCTCGGCGGCCACATCGACGCGGTGACCGTGAGCACGGCCGAGGTGTCGAGCTACGTGGCCGCGGGCAAGCTCAAGGCGCTGGCCGTGATGGCCGACCGGCGCGTGGCCGACGGCTTCGAGAAGATCCCGACACTCAAGGAACGCAACATCGACCTGTCGATCGGCATCTGGCGCGGCCTGTCGGCGCCGCGCGGCACGCCCGACGACGTGATCGCGGTGCTCAAGGGCGCGGTCGCGAAGGCCGTGAAGGAACCCGCCTGGCTCGAGGCGCTGGCCAAGCTGCACTTCAGCACCGACACCTATGCCGACGATGCCGCGCTCGAGGCGGTGATGGCCAGGGAGAGCGAGTTCTTCAAGGCGCTCGCGGGCAAGATCAACCTCTCGAGCTGA
- a CDS encoding amidohydrolase family protein: protein MAFEFSEPFVDAHQHFWNLDAHPYPWLQGETVPNFRYGDYSALKRNYLPADLARDTRGFAPARTVHIEAEWERADPVAESRWLTGLAATEGRPSAIVAHAALDRGDVAEVLAAQAAFALVRGIRHKPVTAPTAAEAARGMAGSMDDARWRAGYALLETHGLSFDLQAPWWNLDQAAQLARDFPRTLLILNHGGLPADRSTEGLAGWRRALERLADAPNTAIKISGLGQRGLPWTEEANVPLMRDAIAIFGASRCMFASNFPVDRLVASYETLLRGFLAAIAGHSDTERRQLLHDNAVRLYRL, encoded by the coding sequence ATGGCTTTCGAATTCAGCGAACCCTTCGTCGACGCGCACCAGCATTTCTGGAACCTCGATGCGCATCCCTATCCCTGGCTGCAGGGCGAGACGGTGCCGAACTTCCGCTACGGCGACTATTCGGCGCTGAAGCGCAACTACCTGCCGGCCGATCTCGCGCGCGACACGCGCGGTTTCGCGCCGGCGCGCACGGTGCACATCGAGGCCGAATGGGAACGCGCAGACCCGGTGGCCGAGAGCCGCTGGCTCACCGGCCTCGCGGCCACCGAAGGCCGGCCCTCGGCGATCGTCGCGCATGCGGCGCTCGATCGTGGCGACGTGGCCGAGGTGCTCGCGGCGCAGGCCGCGTTCGCGCTGGTGCGCGGCATCCGCCACAAGCCGGTGACCGCCCCGACGGCCGCCGAGGCCGCGCGCGGCATGGCGGGCTCGATGGACGATGCGCGCTGGCGCGCGGGCTATGCGCTGCTCGAAACGCACGGGCTCTCGTTCGATTTGCAGGCCCCGTGGTGGAACCTCGACCAGGCCGCGCAGCTCGCGCGCGACTTTCCGCGCACGCTGCTGATCCTCAACCACGGCGGCCTGCCCGCCGACCGCAGCACCGAGGGCCTCGCGGGCTGGCGCCGCGCGCTCGAGCGTCTGGCCGATGCGCCGAACACCGCGATCAAGATCTCGGGCCTGGGCCAACGCGGCCTGCCATGGACCGAGGAAGCCAACGTGCCGCTGATGCGCGATGCGATCGCGATCTTCGGGGCGTCGCGCTGCATGTTCGCGAGCAACTTCCCGGTCGACAGGCTCGTGGCCAGCTACGAGACCCTCCTGCGCGGCTTCCTCGCGGCCATCGCCGGGCACTCCGACACGGAACGCCGGCAGCTGCTGCACGACAACGCCGTGCGGCTCTACAGGCTCTGA
- a CDS encoding DNA-binding protein, whose protein sequence is MFKTLASALLALATACASLAFSASASAQDLTGKVTRTPTGYLMVLRNGDDVLAHLERLAVVEQIPSASIVGIGFMREATFGFYDFAKKVFNPKTFKDVELANLTGSIAWKEGKPSIHAHGIVTDGSFIGAGGHLLGLTVGTGSCEITVILHPQRLERFVDPAIGANVLGLHPGAK, encoded by the coding sequence ATGTTCAAGACCCTCGCCTCCGCCCTCCTCGCACTGGCCACCGCCTGTGCCTCGCTCGCCTTCAGCGCCTCGGCCAGCGCGCAGGACCTGACCGGCAAGGTCACGCGCACGCCCACCGGCTACCTGATGGTGCTGCGCAACGGGGACGACGTGCTCGCGCACCTCGAGCGCCTCGCCGTGGTCGAGCAGATACCGAGCGCCAGCATCGTGGGCATCGGCTTCATGCGCGAGGCCACCTTCGGCTTTTACGACTTCGCGAAGAAGGTCTTCAACCCGAAGACCTTCAAGGACGTGGAGCTCGCCAACCTCACGGGCTCGATCGCCTGGAAGGAAGGCAAGCCCTCGATCCATGCGCACGGCATCGTGACCGACGGCAGCTTCATCGGCGCGGGCGGCCACCTGCTGGGCCTGACGGTGGGCACGGGCTCGTGCGAGATCACGGTGATCCTGCATCCGCAGCGGCTCGAGCGCTTCGTCGACCCTGCCATCGGGGCGAATGTGCTGGGGTTGCATCCGGGCGCGAAGTAA